A DNA window from Massilia putida contains the following coding sequences:
- a CDS encoding ROK family protein, whose amino-acid sequence MTTLPDGCHGIDIGGTKIEIVSFDAAMCEVHRERVATPGQDIVAFSQAIHTLVRNADAALGARAPVGIGLPGITDTFTGRQLSTNVPALNGRQAHRLLQHTLERPLVIGNDCQCFALCEAAGGAADGLPTMFGAILGTGAGGGYCADGKLMRGLNGIAGEWGHWSLPAALLARHALPLIDCPCGKVGCTERYVSGPGMSALHRHFGGDAAEPIALAARANAGDVLAARTLAVHLDLLGHALANIVLAFDPHAIVLGGGLSNLPHLYERLPEAVQRHLLRGVQAPAILPPRFGDAGGARGAALLLRQQLDTIPHP is encoded by the coding sequence ATGACCACGCTGCCTGACGGCTGCCACGGCATCGACATCGGCGGCACGAAGATCGAGATCGTCTCGTTCGACGCCGCCATGTGCGAAGTGCACCGCGAGCGCGTGGCCACGCCCGGCCAGGACATCGTCGCGTTTTCCCAGGCCATCCATACGCTCGTGCGCAACGCCGATGCCGCCCTCGGCGCGCGCGCGCCCGTGGGCATTGGCCTGCCGGGCATCACGGACACGTTCACGGGTCGCCAGCTCAGCACCAACGTGCCGGCATTGAACGGGCGCCAGGCGCACCGGCTGCTGCAGCACACGCTCGAACGCCCGCTCGTCATCGGTAACGACTGCCAGTGTTTCGCGCTGTGCGAAGCGGCCGGCGGCGCGGCGGACGGCTTGCCGACCATGTTCGGCGCCATCCTCGGCACCGGCGCCGGCGGCGGCTATTGCGCGGACGGCAAGTTGATGCGGGGCCTGAACGGCATCGCCGGCGAATGGGGCCACTGGTCCCTGCCCGCGGCGCTGCTCGCGCGCCACGCCCTGCCGCTGATCGACTGCCCGTGCGGCAAGGTCGGCTGCACGGAGCGCTATGTGTCCGGCCCCGGCATGAGCGCGCTGCACCGCCACTTCGGCGGCGACGCCGCCGAGCCGATCGCGCTGGCCGCCCGCGCGAACGCCGGCGACGTCCTCGCGGCGCGCACGCTGGCCGTCCACCTGGACCTGCTCGGCCATGCGCTGGCGAACATCGTCCTCGCCTTCGATCCGCACGCGATCGTGCTGGGCGGCGGCCTGTCGAATCTTCCGCACCTGTACGAGCGTCTGCCGGAAGCCGTCCAGCGCCACCTGCTGCGCGGCGTCCAGGCGCCCGCTATCCTGCCTCCGCGCTTCGGCGACGCAGGGGGCGCCCGCGGCGCGGCGTTGCTGCTGCGCCAGCAACTCGACACGATCCCGCATCCATGA
- a CDS encoding D-tagatose-bisphosphate aldolase, class II, non-catalytic subunit — MNTQPSPIQQVIQAHRRGERVGLASICCSHPAVLRAAMRVALAHGSLLLVEATSNQVDQSGGYTGMTPAVYRDYVLHLARELGFPVERLVLGGDHLGPNAWQHLDAATAMAHAETLVAAYAGAGFHKIHLDCSMRCADDPPVLPDEIVAERSARLARVAEDAAYAAGLPPPVYVIGTEVPVPGGEAALEDAGAPTSPAAAQRTLDVHCRAFLGAGLHAAWRRVVAMVVQPGVDFDTSRILHYDAPRAAALSAFIAGHPGLVFEAHSTDYQREAALHEMVRDHFAILKVGPAATFALREALLALCQIEDELVPATQASHLMRVLDDVMLAKPDHWRRHYRGSSDEQRLLRRYALSDRCRYYWGEPPVAAALERLYANLEAVAIPLPLLSQHLPDQYADVVDGKLEPKPRSLVEHKIARLLSQYTRACSRNTAEPVGNAAAIC; from the coding sequence ATGAACACGCAACCTTCTCCGATCCAGCAAGTGATCCAGGCGCACCGGCGCGGCGAACGCGTCGGCCTGGCCAGCATCTGCTGCAGCCACCCGGCCGTGCTGCGCGCCGCCATGCGCGTGGCGCTAGCCCACGGCAGCCTCCTGCTGGTGGAAGCGACGTCCAACCAGGTCGACCAGTCCGGCGGCTACACGGGCATGACGCCGGCCGTCTACCGCGACTACGTCCTGCACCTGGCGCGCGAACTCGGCTTCCCGGTGGAGCGCCTCGTGCTGGGCGGCGACCATCTCGGCCCCAACGCGTGGCAACACCTGGACGCGGCCACCGCGATGGCGCACGCGGAGACGCTGGTCGCCGCGTATGCCGGCGCCGGCTTCCACAAGATCCACCTCGATTGCAGCATGCGCTGCGCCGACGACCCGCCCGTGCTGCCGGACGAGATCGTGGCCGAGCGTTCGGCGCGTCTCGCCCGCGTGGCCGAGGATGCGGCGTATGCAGCCGGCTTGCCGCCGCCCGTGTATGTGATCGGGACCGAGGTGCCGGTGCCCGGCGGCGAGGCCGCACTGGAAGACGCAGGCGCCCCCACGTCGCCCGCCGCCGCGCAGCGCACGCTGGACGTGCATTGCCGCGCCTTCCTCGGCGCGGGCCTGCATGCCGCGTGGCGCCGCGTCGTGGCGATGGTCGTGCAGCCCGGCGTCGACTTCGACACGAGCCGCATCCTCCATTACGACGCCCCTCGCGCCGCCGCGCTGTCCGCCTTCATCGCCGGCCACCCGGGCCTCGTGTTCGAAGCGCATTCCACGGACTACCAGCGCGAAGCGGCCCTGCACGAGATGGTGCGCGATCACTTCGCGATCCTGAAAGTCGGCCCGGCCGCCACGTTCGCCCTGCGCGAGGCGCTGCTCGCGCTGTGCCAGATCGAGGACGAGCTGGTCCCGGCAACCCAGGCGTCGCACCTGATGCGGGTGCTGGACGACGTGATGCTCGCGAAGCCCGACCACTGGCGCCGCCATTACCGCGGCAGCAGCGACGAACAGCGCCTGCTGCGCCGCTATGCCTTGAGCGACCGGTGCCGCTATTACTGGGGCGAGCCGCCCGTGGCGGCCGCGCTGGAACGGCTGTATGCGAACCTGGAAGCCGTCGCGATTCCGCTGCCTTTACTCAGCCAGCACCTGCCGGACCAGTATGCGGACGTCGTGGACGGCAAGCTCGAGCCGAAGCCGCGCTCGCTCGTGGAACACAAGATCGCGCGCCTGCTGTCTCAGTATACAAGGGCTTGTTCGCGCAACACGGCGGAACCGGTCGGCAACGCGGCCGCGATCTGTTAA
- a CDS encoding SIS domain-containing protein — translation MTTLLERDAQSWRDLGGLATAEEIVHQPAVWRALGGVLASEGARVADFLGACLDDPRQRVILTGAGSSAYVGEIAAAELNAGCAADVRALATTSLLTHHELYLDPAAPTLLVSFARSGDSPESLAAVNLVRQVVPGARFLHITCNAAGSLATQAAGDPAACVLLMPPASCDRGFAMTSSFTSMLLAALSVLGRQLEPAARLARLAQLGERALADWSAPVARLAQRPAQRVVYLGSGPLEALAKEAALKILELTGGRILALAESPLGFRHGPKSVLDETSQVIVFASSKPLARRYDNDLLDELRRDGIAADVLTVGAGGDFAADAPAWSDAWLAPLWLLMAQQYALQQSIRLQLRPDNPFASGTVNRVVQGVTIYDHAA, via the coding sequence ATGACCACCTTACTCGAACGCGATGCGCAATCCTGGCGCGACCTCGGCGGCCTGGCCACCGCGGAGGAAATCGTCCACCAGCCCGCCGTCTGGCGCGCCCTTGGCGGCGTGCTGGCCAGCGAGGGCGCGCGCGTCGCGGACTTCCTGGGCGCGTGCCTCGACGATCCGCGCCAGCGCGTGATCCTGACGGGCGCCGGCAGCTCGGCCTACGTGGGCGAGATCGCCGCGGCCGAACTGAACGCGGGCTGCGCCGCCGACGTGCGCGCGCTCGCCACCACCAGCCTGCTCACGCACCACGAACTCTATCTCGACCCGGCCGCGCCGACGCTGCTCGTGTCGTTCGCCCGCAGCGGCGACAGCCCGGAGAGCCTCGCTGCCGTCAACCTCGTGCGCCAGGTCGTGCCGGGCGCGCGCTTCCTCCATATCACCTGCAACGCGGCCGGCAGCCTGGCGACGCAGGCCGCCGGCGATCCCGCGGCCTGCGTGCTGCTGATGCCGCCCGCAAGCTGCGACCGCGGCTTCGCGATGACCAGCAGCTTCACCAGCATGCTGCTGGCCGCCTTGTCCGTGCTCGGCCGCCAGCTCGAGCCCGCCGCACGGCTGGCTCGCCTTGCGCAACTGGGCGAACGGGCCCTCGCCGACTGGTCCGCGCCGGTGGCGCGGCTCGCGCAGCGGCCCGCGCAGCGCGTCGTCTACCTGGGCAGTGGGCCGCTCGAAGCGCTGGCGAAAGAAGCCGCGCTGAAGATCCTGGAACTGACGGGCGGCCGCATCCTGGCCCTGGCCGAATCGCCGCTGGGCTTCCGCCACGGCCCCAAATCCGTGCTGGACGAGACCTCGCAAGTGATCGTGTTCGCCAGCAGCAAGCCGCTGGCGCGCCGCTACGACAACGATCTGCTGGACGAACTGCGCCGCGACGGCATCGCCGCCGACGTGCTGACGGTGGGTGCCGGCGGCGACTTCGCCGCCGATGCGCCGGCATGGTCCGACGCGTGGCTCGCCCCGCTGTGGCTCCTGATGGCCCAGCAATACGCGCTGCAGCAATCGATCCGCTTGCAGCTGCGGCCCGACAATCCGTTCGCCAGCGGCACCGTGAACCGCGTCGTCCAGGGAGTGACCATCTATGACCACGCTGCCTGA
- a CDS encoding N-acetylglucosamine-6-phosphate deacetylase, which translates to MLAGRILAPDGWIAGRLTFGRRIEAIEADPAAAAGPLIVPGFVDLHVHGAAGVDIMQGGGAGAKVARAHARHGTTSMLGTTMTAHPDAIERALAGLAPCIAERPQGAARMLGVHLEGPFISPHKLGAQPPETLPASLDLVRAWQLLAPVRVLTLAPEIPGHLDLIPQLAALGIRVQLGHSAGTYDDGVVALNAGAAGFTHLFNGMSGFAHRAPGIAGAALAHAEYAEIIPDLEHVAPGAIHAALRAIPKLYGVTDATAATGMPDGEYALGSQRVYKCLGCVRLATGSLAGSALTMDQALRNFVAIGLSVADASRRLSQYPANYLGERERGRITPGAWADLVVLDAELRPSAVYVEGEPIVL; encoded by the coding sequence ATGCTCGCCGGCCGGATCCTCGCACCCGACGGCTGGATCGCCGGACGCCTGACGTTCGGCCGGCGCATCGAGGCCATCGAGGCCGATCCCGCCGCCGCGGCCGGCCCGCTGATCGTGCCCGGCTTCGTCGACCTGCACGTGCACGGCGCGGCCGGCGTCGACATCATGCAGGGTGGCGGCGCCGGCGCCAAGGTGGCGCGGGCGCACGCCCGCCACGGCACGACGAGCATGCTGGGCACGACGATGACGGCGCATCCGGACGCCATCGAGCGTGCCCTGGCGGGACTGGCGCCGTGCATCGCCGAACGGCCGCAAGGCGCCGCGCGCATGCTGGGCGTGCACCTAGAAGGGCCGTTCATCAGCCCGCACAAGCTGGGGGCCCAGCCGCCCGAGACGCTGCCCGCGAGCCTGGACCTCGTGCGCGCCTGGCAGCTGCTTGCTCCGGTGCGCGTGCTGACGCTGGCGCCGGAAATCCCGGGCCACCTGGACCTGATCCCGCAACTGGCGGCGCTCGGCATCCGCGTGCAACTGGGCCACAGCGCCGGCACGTACGACGACGGCGTGGTGGCGCTGAACGCCGGCGCGGCGGGCTTCACGCACCTGTTCAACGGCATGAGCGGCTTTGCCCACCGCGCACCCGGCATCGCGGGCGCCGCCCTCGCCCACGCCGAATACGCCGAGATCATCCCCGATCTCGAACACGTGGCGCCGGGCGCGATCCATGCGGCGCTGCGCGCCATCCCGAAACTGTACGGCGTCACGGATGCGACGGCCGCCACCGGCATGCCGGACGGCGAATATGCCCTCGGCAGCCAGCGCGTCTACAAATGCCTCGGGTGCGTGCGCCTCGCCACGGGGTCGCTCGCGGGCAGCGCCCTCACGATGGACCAGGCGCTGCGCAACTTCGTCGCCATCGGGCTGTCCGTGGCCGACGCGTCGCGCCGCCTGTCGCAGTATCCCGCCAACTACCTCGGCGAGCGGGAACGCGGCCGCATCACACCCGGCGCCTGGGCCGACCTCGTCGTGCTGGATGCGGAACTGCGTCCGAGCGCGGTGTACGTCGAAGGCGAACCGATAGTCCTATAA
- a CDS encoding MFS transporter, with protein sequence MTAALPRSPAWSTRYLLFIAGMGGLLYGIDVGIIAGALPYLESTAALAWKLNAQQLSFVVAAVLLGSVLSSLFAGLLADIVGRRPAMVISGALFVASIPLIALADGYVPLLAGRLLQGVSGGLIGVIVPLYLAECLDARRRGRGAALFQLLLTVGLVAAALIGLVQARSVQTATDAASALPEAARAAAVLAAKDRAWRGIFWMCLTPGVVFTLGSLLLAESPRWLARRGRLDAARAVLLRTRSPDVAARELDEIARPQAAAARAADPLLSRRYVLPFLLACLILACNQATGINSVLAYVVNILNRAGLSGASANLADVLLKVLNALMTIVAVLLVDRKGRRFLLMVGTAGIVVSLFAVGLLFRANETQQRDVLAQVTQRAHDDGLSVRLDAPTLRALGADPDGPPQVLTVAYAYGPFTNVASIRSDDPALTPLVANRADTVQPDSVIGAAFRRAHLNPFPDPASGAGSPLVVETAQVGPLPTASHGWLVALAICLFVASFAVGPGVCVWLALSELMPTRIRSNGMSIALLINQFVSTSIAAVFLPTVGRHGYSTIFFFGAACTVVYFLASAFLLPETRGKTLEEIEAFFARPATK encoded by the coding sequence ATGACAGCAGCCCTACCACGATCCCCCGCCTGGTCCACCCGCTACCTGCTGTTCATTGCCGGCATGGGCGGGCTGCTGTACGGGATCGACGTCGGCATCATCGCCGGCGCCCTGCCGTACCTGGAATCGACGGCCGCGCTGGCGTGGAAGCTGAATGCCCAGCAGCTGTCGTTCGTCGTGGCCGCCGTGCTGCTCGGCTCCGTGCTGTCGTCGCTGTTCGCCGGGCTGCTCGCCGACATCGTCGGGCGGCGCCCCGCAATGGTGATCTCGGGCGCCCTGTTCGTCGCCAGCATCCCGCTGATCGCGCTCGCCGACGGCTATGTCCCGCTGCTCGCCGGGCGCCTGCTGCAGGGCGTCAGCGGAGGCCTCATCGGCGTGATCGTGCCCCTGTACCTGGCCGAATGCCTGGACGCGCGCCGGCGCGGACGGGGCGCCGCCCTGTTCCAGCTGCTGCTGACGGTGGGCCTCGTCGCCGCCGCGCTGATCGGCCTCGTGCAGGCGCGCAGCGTGCAGACCGCGACCGATGCCGCTAGCGCCCTCCCGGAAGCGGCCCGCGCCGCCGCCGTCCTCGCGGCCAAGGACCGCGCATGGCGGGGCATCTTCTGGATGTGCCTCACGCCGGGCGTCGTCTTCACCCTGGGGTCCCTGCTGCTGGCGGAATCGCCCCGCTGGCTCGCCCGGCGCGGCCGCCTCGACGCCGCGCGCGCCGTGCTGCTGCGCACCCGTAGCCCCGACGTCGCGGCGCGCGAACTGGACGAGATTGCGCGGCCGCAGGCCGCCGCCGCCCGCGCGGCGGACCCGCTGCTGTCGCGCCGCTACGTGCTGCCGTTCCTGCTCGCCTGCCTGATCCTCGCGTGCAACCAGGCCACGGGCATCAATTCCGTGCTGGCCTACGTCGTCAACATCCTGAACCGGGCGGGCCTGTCGGGCGCCAGCGCCAACCTGGCGGACGTGCTGCTGAAAGTGCTGAACGCCCTGATGACGATCGTCGCCGTACTGCTCGTCGACCGCAAGGGCCGCCGGTTCCTGCTGATGGTGGGCACCGCGGGCATCGTCGTCTCGCTGTTCGCGGTCGGCCTGCTGTTCCGCGCCAACGAAACCCAGCAGCGCGACGTGCTCGCGCAGGTGACGCAACGCGCGCACGACGACGGCCTGTCCGTACGCCTCGATGCGCCCACCTTGCGCGCGCTCGGCGCCGATCCGGACGGTCCGCCGCAAGTGCTGACGGTCGCCTATGCGTACGGTCCGTTCACGAACGTGGCCAGCATACGCAGCGACGATCCCGCGCTGACGCCCCTGGTCGCGAACCGCGCCGACACCGTCCAGCCGGACAGCGTGATCGGCGCCGCGTTCCGCCGCGCGCACCTGAACCCGTTCCCCGATCCGGCCTCGGGCGCAGGCAGTCCGCTCGTCGTCGAGACGGCGCAGGTCGGACCGCTGCCGACGGCCAGCCACGGCTGGCTCGTGGCGCTGGCGATCTGCCTGTTCGTCGCCAGCTTCGCCGTCGGGCCGGGCGTGTGCGTGTGGCTCGCGTTGTCGGAACTGATGCCGACGCGCATACGCTCGAACGGCATGAGCATCGCCCTGTTGATCAACCAGTTCGTGTCGACGTCGATCGCGGCCGTGTTCCTGCCGACGGTCGGCCGCCACGGCTATTCCACGATCTTCTTCTTCGGCGCCGCCTGCACCGTCGTATACTTCCTCGCCTCGGCCTTCCTGCTGCCCGAGACGCGCGGCAAGACGCTGGAAGAGATCGAAGCGTTTTTTGCGCGGCCGGCGACGAAATGA
- a CDS encoding TIM-barrel domain-containing protein produces MTKRPFRFRPVAAALALTWMCAAVPAGAAPLGQLRSISAAADGHTWDIVTDRGAHVQIGLPRPDVLHILAGPTAQLTGPGDKAAPIVVGTPDSAVYKLEEQPDHILLKTAALALRIDRKPLRFTLYRAGEAAPLWRELQPLDIEAKQAVQVLSTDAAERFYGGGQQNGRYEFKGRELAVSYSGGWEEGDRPNPAPFLLSSKGWAMLRNTWSDGSYDLRGDDQIALQHAEGRFDAYYFVAPDMRGALARYTEWTGRARLLPRWALEFGDADCYNDGDNVKKPGTVPPGWSDGPTGKTPDVATTVAKRYREHDMPGGWILPNDGYGCGYTNLPETVKGLAGYGFRTGLWTENGVDKIAWEVGQAGTRVQKLDVAWTGKGYQFSLDANKAAYDGILKNSDSRPFIWTVMGWAGTQRYAVTWTGDQSASWDYIRWHVPTLIGSGLSGQAYATGDVDGIFGGSPETYTRDLQWKSFTPVLMGMSGWSAAERKHPWWFDEPYRDINRRYLKLKLRLTPYMYTLAREAEDSGAPLVRGLMWDYPRDPSAWTEKYKYQFLLGRDLLVAPVYRSQAASGGWRKGIHLPQGTWFDYWDGHQATAGADGRDVDLQVALDKLPVFVRAGAILPMYPEVLYDGQKPKDRVTFDVYPVSGESGFTLYEDDGNTRRYQQGESSRQTIRMTASGGDAIVDIGAVDGIYGGQLDKRAYSLRMLTAKAPDAVQADGRALPVRASLAALDASDDGWFFDTADRRGTLHVKTAARDIRTPLRIAVLGGLAARADDAFPAAPETGRAIPADAIVVVNRPAEEPGQGLERAFDGKPDTWFRTVRSQAVRSGPHEWVLGFAERRLVDGIEIAPRNDQHWKSGQVRDYEVYVGDTNGDWGQPVARGRLQLMQGTQTITFPATAGRLLRFRVLSVHNPDGDGASALDPMVTAAQGPAPAKAYDAALPADVPPITVSEFHVLEHRIAEGPEKQVYLSDLALPKSAARDKPAGKAAEMRMNGLRFRKGVGVGPASRIDLALGGDWDLLRADLGVDDSCRGNGGLQFQVWSGTRLLYDSGLVTPPAVVKPEIDVRGLRELSLRTLGARGASPGKVCANWANARLTGSPGATAAPR; encoded by the coding sequence ATGACAAAGAGACCTTTTCGTTTTCGTCCCGTCGCCGCCGCCCTGGCCCTGACCTGGATGTGTGCCGCAGTCCCTGCCGGCGCCGCGCCGCTGGGCCAGTTGCGCTCCATCAGTGCCGCCGCGGACGGCCACACCTGGGATATCGTGACCGACCGCGGCGCCCACGTGCAAATCGGCCTGCCGCGTCCCGACGTGCTGCACATCCTGGCCGGCCCCACCGCGCAGCTGACGGGGCCGGGCGACAAGGCCGCGCCCATCGTCGTCGGCACGCCGGACAGCGCCGTCTACAAGCTGGAGGAGCAGCCCGACCATATCCTGTTGAAGACGGCGGCCCTGGCGCTGCGCATCGACCGCAAGCCGCTGCGCTTCACGCTGTACCGCGCGGGAGAGGCGGCGCCGCTGTGGCGCGAACTGCAGCCGCTGGACATCGAGGCGAAGCAGGCCGTCCAGGTGCTGTCGACAGATGCGGCCGAGCGTTTCTACGGCGGCGGCCAGCAGAACGGGCGCTATGAATTCAAGGGGCGCGAACTGGCGGTGTCGTATTCGGGCGGCTGGGAAGAGGGCGACCGTCCGAACCCGGCGCCGTTCCTCCTCAGTTCCAAGGGCTGGGCCATGCTGCGCAACACGTGGTCGGACGGGAGCTACGACCTGCGCGGCGACGATCAGATCGCGCTGCAGCATGCGGAAGGTCGCTTCGACGCCTATTATTTCGTCGCGCCGGACATGCGCGGCGCGCTGGCCCGTTACACCGAATGGACGGGCCGCGCGCGCCTGCTGCCCCGCTGGGCGCTGGAATTCGGCGACGCCGACTGCTACAACGACGGCGACAACGTCAAGAAGCCGGGCACGGTGCCGCCGGGATGGAGCGACGGCCCGACCGGCAAGACGCCGGACGTCGCCACCACCGTGGCGAAGCGCTACCGCGAGCACGACATGCCCGGCGGCTGGATCCTGCCGAACGACGGCTACGGCTGCGGCTACACCAATTTGCCGGAGACGGTGAAGGGCCTGGCGGGCTACGGCTTCCGCACGGGGCTGTGGACGGAAAACGGCGTCGACAAGATCGCGTGGGAAGTCGGCCAGGCCGGCACCCGCGTGCAAAAGCTGGACGTCGCGTGGACGGGCAAGGGCTATCAGTTCTCGCTCGATGCGAACAAGGCCGCGTACGATGGCATCCTGAAAAATTCCGACAGCCGTCCCTTCATCTGGACCGTGATGGGCTGGGCCGGCACGCAGCGCTACGCCGTCACGTGGACGGGCGACCAGAGCGCCAGCTGGGACTATATCCGCTGGCACGTGCCGACCCTCATCGGATCCGGCCTGTCCGGCCAGGCGTATGCCACGGGCGACGTCGACGGCATCTTCGGCGGCAGTCCGGAGACCTACACCCGCGACCTGCAGTGGAAGAGTTTCACGCCCGTGCTGATGGGGATGTCCGGCTGGTCGGCGGCGGAGCGCAAGCATCCGTGGTGGTTCGACGAACCTTACCGCGACATCAACCGCCGCTACCTGAAACTCAAGCTGCGCCTTACGCCGTACATGTACACGCTGGCGCGCGAGGCCGAAGACAGCGGCGCGCCGCTCGTGCGCGGCCTGATGTGGGACTATCCGCGCGATCCGTCCGCGTGGACCGAGAAATATAAATACCAGTTCCTGCTGGGCCGCGACCTGCTCGTGGCGCCCGTGTACCGCAGCCAGGCGGCGAGCGGCGGCTGGCGCAAGGGCATCCACCTGCCTCAGGGCACGTGGTTCGACTACTGGGACGGCCACCAGGCCACGGCCGGCGCGGACGGACGCGACGTCGACCTGCAGGTCGCGCTGGACAAGCTGCCGGTGTTCGTGCGGGCCGGCGCGATCCTGCCGATGTATCCGGAAGTGCTGTACGACGGCCAGAAGCCGAAGGACCGCGTGACGTTCGACGTGTATCCCGTCAGCGGCGAGTCCGGCTTCACGCTGTACGAGGACGACGGCAACACGCGCCGTTATCAACAGGGCGAGTCGAGCCGCCAGACGATCCGCATGACGGCGAGCGGTGGCGATGCGATCGTCGATATCGGTGCGGTAGACGGCATCTATGGCGGCCAGTTGGACAAGCGGGCCTACAGCCTGCGCATGCTGACCGCGAAGGCGCCGGATGCGGTACAGGCCGATGGCCGCGCGCTGCCGGTCCGCGCCAGTCTGGCGGCGCTTGACGCCAGCGACGACGGCTGGTTCTTCGACACCGCCGACCGGCGCGGCACGCTGCACGTGAAGACGGCCGCGCGTGACATCCGTACGCCGTTGCGGATCGCCGTGCTGGGCGGGCTGGCGGCGCGGGCGGACGACGCCTTCCCGGCCGCGCCGGAGACCGGTCGGGCAATTCCGGCTGACGCCATCGTCGTCGTCAACCGTCCGGCGGAAGAGCCGGGCCAGGGCCTGGAGCGCGCGTTCGATGGCAAGCCGGATACGTGGTTTCGCACCGTGCGCAGCCAGGCCGTGCGCAGCGGTCCGCATGAATGGGTTCTGGGGTTCGCGGAGCGCCGGCTGGTCGACGGCATCGAGATCGCGCCGCGCAACGACCAGCACTGGAAGAGCGGCCAGGTGCGCGATTACGAAGTCTATGTCGGCGACACCAACGGCGACTGGGGCCAGCCGGTGGCGCGCGGCCGGCTGCAACTGATGCAGGGCACGCAGACGATCACCTTCCCGGCCACGGCCGGCCGCCTGCTGCGCTTCCGCGTACTGAGCGTGCATAACCCCGACGGCGACGGCGCCAGCGCGCTCGATCCCATGGTGACGGCCGCGCAAGGACCGGCGCCGGCAAAGGCTTACGACGCGGCGCTGCCGGCCGATGTCCCGCCGATCACGGTGTCGGAATTCCACGTGCTCGAACACCGCATCGCCGAAGGTCCCGAGAAACAGGTCTATCTGTCCGATCTCGCGCTGCCCAAGTCGGCGGCGCGCGACAAGCCGGCCGGCAAGGCGGCCGAGATGCGCATGAACGGCCTCAGGTTCCGCAAGGGCGTCGGCGTCGGTCCGGCCAGCCGCATCGACCTGGCGCTCGGCGGCGACTGGGATCTGCTGCGTGCCGACCTTGGCGTCGACGACAGTTGCCGGGGCAACGGCGGCCTGCAGTTCCAGGTGTGGAGCGGCACCAGGCTGCTGTACGACAGCGGGCTCGTGACGCCGCCCGCCGTCGTGAAGCCCGAGATCGACGTGCGCGGCCTGCGCGAACTGAGCCTGCGCACGCTGGGGGCGCGCGGCGCGAGTCCGGGCAAGGTCTGCGCCAACTGGGCCAATGCGCGCCTGACGGGCAGTCCAGGGGCCACCGCCGCGCCGCGCTGA
- a CDS encoding DeoR family transcriptional regulator, whose amino-acid sequence MRNTSQRRETILQTLARQGSVQVTDLVDQLGVSAVTIRSDLSALESQGLVTRSHGGAVLVRTPPPEQSIRQKDALHHEEKERIGAFAASLVEPGDNIVIDSGTTTISLARHLRDAQDVTVATNGLNIAWELADSPGVDLILTGGLLRKQSLSFQGSQAEACLQVYNFDKLFLGVDGLDLQFGVTTHNEAEASLNRKMVERAKRIIVLTDASKFGRVSLHRIAQLDRVHTVITDAGISPEYREGLQKLGVEVLVAD is encoded by the coding sequence ATGCGAAACACCAGCCAACGCCGCGAAACGATCCTGCAAACGCTCGCCCGCCAGGGTTCGGTCCAGGTGACCGACTTGGTCGACCAACTCGGCGTCTCCGCCGTCACCATCCGCAGCGACCTGTCCGCGCTGGAGAGCCAGGGCCTGGTCACGCGCAGTCATGGCGGCGCGGTCCTCGTGCGCACGCCGCCGCCGGAACAGAGCATCCGCCAGAAGGACGCGCTGCATCACGAAGAGAAGGAGCGCATCGGCGCGTTCGCCGCATCGCTCGTCGAACCGGGCGACAACATCGTCATCGACTCGGGCACGACGACGATCTCGCTGGCGCGCCATCTGCGCGACGCGCAGGACGTGACGGTGGCGACGAATGGCCTCAACATCGCGTGGGAACTCGCGGATTCGCCGGGCGTGGACCTGATCCTCACGGGCGGCCTGCTGCGTAAGCAGTCGCTGTCGTTCCAGGGCAGCCAGGCCGAGGCCTGCCTGCAGGTCTACAACTTCGACAAGCTGTTCCTCGGCGTCGACGGCCTGGACCTGCAGTTCGGCGTGACGACGCACAACGAGGCCGAAGCGAGTCTGAACCGCAAGATGGTCGAGCGGGCCAAGCGCATCATCGTGCTGACCGACGCGTCCAAGTTCGGCCGCGTGAGCCTGCACCGCATCGCGCAGCTCGACCGCGTCCACACCGTCATCACCGACGCCGGCATCAGCCCCGAGTACCGCGAGGGCCTGCAAAAGCTGGGCGTCGAAGTCCTCGTCGCGGATTGA